In Mercurialis annua linkage group LG6, ddMerAnnu1.2, whole genome shotgun sequence, the following are encoded in one genomic region:
- the LOC126685905 gene encoding uncharacterized protein LOC126685905 → MACRNYFLIILLVIASNFYIINCIKNHKLKSHKLFQPPVFIKTEYGDVYDCVDINKQLSLSHPALANHTIMLKPNMDHENRMLANELREKSSLGLKEGCPSGSVPIRRYGRVSDLKRNSWNHGLEFAGVYTSKGEYHGSRAIMSIWQPIVHINSKSYSSAMISFESGEGPGLNQIQVGWTVNPNLYHDNNVRTYTSWTTDNHQLTGCYNMLCPGFVLVSPNFPLDMVLSPSDPYKRLLNEVQFDVSQDQETGVWWLGINKQYIVGYWPKELFTNLNQHADTVRWGGEIFTPLSEERSPRMGSGRFKDFNYDLTSSIIDINLLNSKFNTIIPDESIIQISESRCFREDDQSYKNDIGYSFVYGGGGGTKSMCLSPNR, encoded by the exons ATGGCTTGCAGAAATTATTTTCTCATCATACTATTAGTTATAGCTTCGAACTTTTACAttataaattgcataaaaaatcacaaattgaaATCACACAAACTATTTCAACCTCCAGTTTTTATCAAG ACCGAGTATGGGGATGTCTATGACTGTGTAGACATTAATAAACAACTTTCTCTTAGTCATCCTGCACTTGCAAATCATACAATTATG TTAAAACCAAATATGGATCACGAAAATCGTATGCTAGCTAATGAACTACGGGAAAAATCAAGTCTAGGGTTGAAGGAAGGTTGTCCATCGGGAAGTGTTCCTATTCGTCGCTATGGAAGAGTTAGTGATCTTAAGAGAAACTCATGGAATCATGGATTGGAA TTTGCCGGAGTATATACATCAAAAGGAGAATACCATGGATCTAGAGCGATAATGAGCATTTGGCAGCCAATTGTTCATATTAATTCTAAAAGTTATAGTTCTGCTATGATTTCATTTGAAAGTGGTGAAGGTCCTGGCTTAAATCAAATACAAGTTGGATGGACG GTGAATCCGAATTTGTATCATGATAACAATGTCCGGACATACACATCATGGACT ACCGACAATCATCAATTGACAGGCTGCTACAACATGTTATGTCCAGGATTTGTGTTAGTCAGTCCTAATTTCCCTCTTGATATGGTTCTATCGCCATCTGATCCTTATAAACGTTTACTCAATGAAGTGCAGTTTGATGTTTCTCag GACCAAGAGACCGGAGTTTGGTGGCTTGGAATAAATAAACAGTACATTGTAGGTTACTGGCCAAAGGAGCTATTCACAAACTTGAACCAACATGCTGATACCGTAAGATGGGGCGGAGAGATTTTCACTCCCTTATCTGAAGAAAGAAGCCCTCGAATGGGAAGTGGACGTTTTAAAGATTTCAATTATGATTTGACAAGTTCCATTATAGATATCAATCTTCTTAATTCGAAGTTCAATACAATTATCCCAGATGAATCTATTATTCAAATTAGTGAATCACGTTGCTTCCGTGAAGATGACCAGTCTTACAAGAATGATATTGGTTATAGTTTTGTGTACGGCGGCGGAGGTGGAACAAAAAGTATGTGTCTTTCGCCGAATCGTTAG